In one Parvibaculum sp. genomic region, the following are encoded:
- the rpoZ gene encoding DNA-directed RNA polymerase subunit omega has translation MARVTVEDCVDKVPNRFELVLLSGHRARAMSAGAELTVERDNDKNPVVALREIAERTILPEDLREDLVASMQNRVETEEPEVENMQLLISGEAAGEVADTFGAAEGSSDRMSEEELLRAIQSQIDSPQQKSADADDMDGED, from the coding sequence ATGGCCCGCGTGACCGTTGAAGATTGCGTCGACAAGGTGCCCAACCGATTCGAGCTGGTTCTGCTTTCGGGGCACCGCGCGCGCGCCATGTCGGCCGGTGCCGAATTGACGGTTGAGCGCGACAACGACAAGAACCCGGTGGTGGCGCTGCGCGAGATCGCCGAGCGGACCATCCTGCCGGAAGATTTGCGCGAAGACCTGGTCGCCAGCATGCAGAACCGGGTGGAGACCGAGGAGCCGGAAGTCGAGAACATGCAGCTCCTGATCTCGGGCGAAGCGGCCGGCGAAGTCGCCGACACGTTCGGCGCGGCGGAAGGCTCGTCGGACCGCATGAGCGAGGAAGAGCTGCTGCGCGCGATCCAGAGCCAGATCGACTCGCCGCAGCAGAAATCGGCCGACGCGGACGACATGGACGGGGAAGACTGA
- the folK gene encoding 2-amino-4-hydroxy-6-hydroxymethyldihydropteridine diphosphokinase, whose amino-acid sequence MPGFGKSLRRNFMRAGAMNSLAVKDIERPAGATSVVLVALGGNLASASGGPRQTLEAALTMMPAFGLRVRKVAPFYRTPSLSIYTQDYYVNSVVEIETALPPNALLAALHRIEALFGRVRRDRWGPRVLDLDLLDYRGLIVPAVGRRGPEAGAGPLPLALPHPAITERAFVLLPLRDVAPGWRHPVTGEHVDALIRGLPADALRGIERSGG is encoded by the coding sequence ATGCCCGGCTTCGGCAAGTCTCTCCGCCGTAATTTCATGAGGGCCGGCGCCATGAACAGCCTTGCCGTGAAAGATATAGAGCGGCCTGCCGGTGCGACCAGCGTCGTCCTCGTGGCGCTTGGCGGCAATCTGGCAAGCGCCTCGGGCGGGCCGCGACAAACGCTTGAGGCCGCATTGACGATGATGCCGGCGTTCGGGCTGCGGGTTCGCAAAGTAGCGCCCTTCTACCGGACGCCGTCGCTTTCGATTTATACACAAGATTATTATGTTAATTCGGTAGTCGAGATCGAAACGGCGTTGCCGCCCAATGCCCTGTTGGCGGCGCTGCACCGGATCGAAGCCTTGTTCGGGCGCGTCAGGCGGGACCGCTGGGGGCCACGGGTGCTCGATCTCGATTTGCTGGATTATCGCGGCCTGATCGTGCCGGCGGTAGGGCGTCGCGGTCCTGAGGCCGGCGCCGGGCCGCTGCCTCTGGCGCTGCCGCATCCGGCGATTACCGAACGGGCTTTTGTGCTGCTGCCGCTGCGGGACGTCGCGCCGGGCTGGCGGCATCCGGTAACCGGGGAGCATGTCGACGCGCTGATCCGCGGTCTTCCGGCGGATGCCTTGCGGGGAATTGAGCGGTCCGGCGGTTAA
- a CDS encoding NYN domain-containing protein: MFYAHERMVLFIDGANLYSAARGLNFDIDYKRLLDHFRAKGTLVRAYYYTALLEDQEYSPLRPLIDWLDYNGYSVVTKPAKEFTGADGRRRVKGNMDIELAIDALEMADQIDHLILFSGDGDFRRLVEAVQRRGKRVTVVSTMRSQPPMIADELRRQADQFIELESLRDAVGRAHSDRPAVAPAPMRNDLDYEYDDEDEEALDRPASA, encoded by the coding sequence ATCTTTTATGCGCATGAACGCATGGTTCTTTTTATTGACGGCGCCAATCTTTATTCGGCGGCCCGCGGACTGAATTTCGACATCGACTACAAACGCCTTCTCGATCATTTCCGCGCCAAGGGCACGCTGGTCCGCGCCTATTACTACACCGCCCTTCTCGAAGATCAGGAATATTCGCCGCTCCGGCCGTTGATCGACTGGCTCGACTACAACGGCTATTCGGTCGTGACCAAGCCCGCCAAGGAATTCACCGGCGCCGACGGCCGCCGGCGGGTCAAGGGCAATATGGACATCGAACTGGCCATCGACGCCCTCGAAATGGCCGATCAGATCGACCATCTGATTCTTTTTTCCGGCGACGGCGACTTCCGCCGTCTGGTCGAAGCGGTCCAGCGTCGCGGCAAGCGCGTGACCGTCGTCTCGACCATGCGCAGCCAACCGCCGATGATCGCCGACGAATTGCGCCGTCAGGCCGATCAGTTCATCGAGCTGGAATCGCTGCGCGACGCTGTTGGCCGTGCCCATAGCGACCGCCCGGCGGTGGCGCCCGCGCCCATGCGCAACGATCTCGACTACGAATATGACGACGAGGACGAGGAAGCCCTCGACCGGCCGGCCAGCGCCTGA
- a CDS encoding uracil-DNA glycosylase encodes MTTRTRKPSTGRPAPESRRVPTPGPEAPRDCPLCPRLVAYRRENAVAHPDWFNAPVPSFGTENARLLIVGLAPGVQGANRTGRPFTGDFAGDLLYSTLLDFGFAKGTYAARPDDGLELVDAMIANAVRCVPPQNKPTPEEARTCLGFLTARMAALPRLKAVLALGRIAHDAALSARGLKRSSAVFGHGASHDIGSGLRLFDSYHCSRYNTNTRRLTEEMFRSVFADVRAFLD; translated from the coding sequence ATGACGACGAGGACGAGGAAGCCCTCGACCGGCCGGCCAGCGCCTGAGTCGCGCCGCGTGCCGACACCCGGTCCCGAAGCACCGCGCGACTGCCCGCTCTGTCCGCGGCTCGTCGCCTATCGCCGCGAAAACGCCGTCGCGCATCCCGACTGGTTCAATGCGCCCGTACCTTCGTTCGGTACCGAAAACGCACGCCTCTTGATCGTCGGACTGGCGCCCGGCGTTCAGGGTGCAAACCGCACCGGCCGCCCCTTCACCGGCGACTTCGCGGGCGACCTTCTCTATTCGACATTGCTCGATTTCGGATTTGCGAAGGGCACCTACGCGGCCCGTCCCGACGACGGCCTCGAACTCGTCGACGCGATGATCGCCAATGCCGTGCGCTGCGTGCCGCCGCAGAATAAGCCGACGCCGGAGGAGGCCAGAACCTGTCTCGGTTTCCTGACCGCACGAATGGCCGCCTTGCCGCGCCTCAAGGCGGTGCTGGCGCTTGGCCGCATCGCCCATGACGCCGCATTGTCGGCACGCGGGCTGAAACGTTCGTCGGCGGTTTTCGGCCACGGCGCGTCGCACGACATAGGCAGCGGCCTCCGCCTTTTCGACAGCTACCACTGCTCGCGCTACAACACCAATACGCGGCGTCTGACCGAAGAGATGTTCCGCTCGGTATTCGCCGATGTCAGGGCGTTTCTCGACTAG
- the smpB gene encoding SsrA-binding protein SmpB — protein sequence MSSKSGGAKKKAGDGRKIIADNRKARFNYSISETYEAGIELKGSEVKSLRAGQGSLNEAYAQATKSGEIVLVNAYIPVYLQANQFNHETRRPRKLLLHKREIEKLINAMQRQGMTVVPLKMYFNDRNMVKVEIGLAQGKKLADKRETLKERSWARDKARLLREKG from the coding sequence ATGTCCTCCAAAAGCGGCGGCGCCAAGAAGAAGGCCGGAGACGGCCGGAAGATCATTGCGGATAATCGCAAGGCGCGTTTCAACTACAGCATTTCCGAAACCTATGAGGCCGGCATCGAGCTGAAAGGCTCGGAGGTCAAATCGTTGCGTGCCGGCCAGGGCAGCCTCAACGAAGCCTATGCGCAGGCGACGAAGAGCGGCGAGATCGTGCTCGTCAATGCCTATATCCCGGTCTACCTGCAGGCCAACCAGTTCAACCACGAAACGCGCCGTCCGCGGAAGCTGCTGCTGCACAAGCGCGAAATCGAAAAGCTGATCAACGCCATGCAACGGCAGGGCATGACCGTCGTGCCGTTGAAGATGTATTTCAACGACCGCAACATGGTGAAGGTCGAGATCGGGCTGGCGCAGGGCAAGAAACTTGCCGACAAGCGCGAGACGCTGAAAGAGCGAAGCTGGGCGCGCGACAAGGCCCGGTTGCTGCGCGAGAAGGGCTAG
- the dapA gene encoding 4-hydroxy-tetrahydrodipicolinate synthase gives MFKGSYVALITPFRDGAVDEAAFVKLVEWQIEQGTHGLVPCGTTGESPTLSHDEHKRVVELCVKTARGRVPVIAGAGSNNTLEAIELTRFAKKVGADAVLSVTGYYNKPSQDGIYAHFKAVNDAVDIPIVLYNIPGRTIVDINLETMTRLFELKNVIGVKDATANLARVSQQRLAMGSDFCQLSGEDATALGFNAHGGVGCISVTANVAPALCAQFQTATLDGDFGRALDIQDRLMPLHHALFLDPNPAPAKFALSLLGFCANELRLPLVTASTATEQKVREAMRAAGLVN, from the coding sequence ATGTTCAAGGGATCGTATGTCGCGCTCATAACGCCGTTTCGGGACGGCGCGGTGGATGAGGCTGCGTTCGTCAAACTCGTGGAATGGCAGATCGAACAGGGCACGCATGGGCTCGTTCCCTGCGGCACGACCGGCGAGTCGCCGACGCTGAGCCATGACGAGCACAAGCGGGTGGTCGAGCTTTGCGTCAAGACCGCCAGGGGCCGGGTGCCGGTGATCGCGGGGGCAGGGTCGAACAACACGCTTGAGGCGATTGAACTGACCAGGTTTGCAAAGAAGGTCGGCGCCGACGCCGTGCTGAGCGTGACCGGTTACTACAACAAGCCGTCGCAGGACGGCATCTACGCGCATTTCAAGGCCGTCAACGACGCGGTCGATATCCCGATCGTGCTCTACAACATTCCCGGCCGCACCATCGTCGATATCAACCTCGAAACGATGACGCGCCTGTTTGAATTGAAGAACGTGATTGGCGTCAAGGACGCAACGGCGAACCTCGCGCGGGTCAGCCAGCAGCGGCTGGCCATGGGATCGGATTTCTGCCAGCTGTCGGGTGAGGACGCGACCGCGCTCGGATTCAATGCGCATGGCGGCGTCGGCTGCATTTCGGTGACGGCCAATGTCGCGCCGGCGCTTTGCGCGCAGTTTCAGACGGCGACGCTCGACGGCGACTTCGGCAGGGCGCTCGACATTCAGGACCGGCTGATGCCGCTTCATCATGCATTGTTCCTCGACCCCAATCCGGCACCGGCCAAGTTTGCGTTGAGCCTGCTCGGGTTCTGCGCCAATGAATTGCGGTTGCCGCTGGTGACCGCCTCGACGGCGACCGAGCAAAAGGTTCGGGAGGCCATGCGGGCCGCCGGACTGGTCAACTGA
- a CDS encoding lytic transglycosylase domain-containing protein, whose amino-acid sequence MKLRARSAAVAAVCLMLSVSAAAASIVPLARPDGQKPPSATANPATRAAAATTGTVSRLNAADLAATRDAFAEADRANWIAARQHAGRISDPVAAKLILWTRLQADNSGSTFAEITTFREQNPDWPRLATLALRAENALLAYPMSSSDVVAWFSANPPATGEGKIRYGKALIDTGKADEGVSWIRRGWVDHDFSATRQKEILTAYGSHFDAETQKARLARLLWEQRTTDAKTAANLVGQDARMLADARIQFIAGSSQANTALSRVPDALRADPGLLYDQVRYERRRGNDHTALPLLLTAPTEPHKMIRPDIWWVERKILARKALAGGLYQQAYDLSAAHGLTEGVEFAEGEFMAGWIALQFLNKGDLALAHFKRLGGGVSTPISKARAYYWSGRAASATGNKEAADGYYRQAATYPVSFYGQLATAALAGAGGDGKLNFPANPAHSAEVKQRFNNRELVHAARILQDLDRERTRWTVMLHMADTLTDPAELAALSDLARSFGDQKLSLRIAKAAASRNIILPEHAYPTTLMPQWTHKGPPVEKALVYGLSRQESEFDPKALSPAGARGLMQLMPGTARIVARQVGLPYSANRLTDPVYNATLGAAHLGDLIENDFAGSYIMSIAAYNAGGSRVRQWIGQFGDPRSSAVDPIDWIETIPFSETRNYVQRVIENLEVYRGRLAGEALPTRIEDDLRRHTGAPFSTPAPTPRPSSVPLAPPATPTPASTPISVPAPVAPPAGTAAMAPVVEDDEASAVR is encoded by the coding sequence TTGAAATTGCGTGCGCGGAGCGCGGCCGTTGCGGCCGTCTGCCTGATGCTGTCCGTTTCGGCTGCGGCGGCGTCGATCGTTCCGCTGGCGCGTCCCGACGGCCAGAAGCCGCCGAGCGCCACCGCCAACCCTGCGACCCGTGCCGCCGCCGCCACGACCGGCACCGTCTCGCGGCTCAATGCCGCGGATCTCGCCGCAACACGCGACGCCTTTGCCGAGGCCGACCGGGCCAACTGGATCGCCGCCCGCCAGCACGCGGGACGCATTTCCGATCCCGTGGCCGCCAAGCTGATCCTCTGGACCCGCCTGCAGGCCGATAACAGCGGCTCGACCTTCGCCGAGATCACCACCTTCCGCGAACAAAACCCCGATTGGCCGCGGCTCGCGACGCTCGCCCTTCGCGCCGAAAACGCGCTTCTCGCCTACCCGATGTCGAGCAGCGACGTCGTGGCCTGGTTCTCGGCCAATCCGCCCGCCACCGGCGAAGGCAAAATTCGCTACGGCAAGGCGCTGATCGACACCGGCAAGGCCGACGAAGGCGTGAGCTGGATCCGTCGCGGCTGGGTCGATCACGACTTTTCGGCAACGCGCCAGAAGGAAATTCTGACCGCCTACGGAAGCCATTTCGATGCCGAAACCCAGAAAGCGCGCCTTGCGCGCCTGCTCTGGGAACAACGAACGACGGACGCAAAGACGGCGGCAAATCTCGTTGGTCAGGATGCGCGCATGCTGGCTGACGCGCGTATCCAGTTTATCGCCGGCTCCAGCCAGGCAAATACCGCCTTGTCGCGCGTCCCCGATGCGTTGCGCGCCGATCCGGGCTTGCTCTACGACCAGGTGCGCTATGAACGCCGCCGCGGCAACGATCACACCGCGCTTCCGTTGCTGCTGACCGCGCCGACCGAGCCGCACAAGATGATCCGTCCGGACATCTGGTGGGTCGAGCGCAAGATACTGGCCCGCAAGGCGCTCGCGGGCGGCCTCTACCAGCAGGCCTACGACCTCAGCGCCGCGCATGGACTGACCGAAGGCGTCGAGTTTGCCGAAGGCGAATTCATGGCCGGCTGGATCGCCCTGCAATTTCTCAACAAGGGCGATCTGGCGCTCGCGCATTTCAAGCGCCTTGGCGGCGGTGTCTCGACGCCGATCAGCAAGGCCCGCGCCTACTACTGGAGCGGCCGCGCCGCCTCCGCCACCGGCAACAAGGAAGCGGCAGACGGATATTATCGCCAGGCTGCAACCTATCCCGTCAGTTTCTACGGTCAGCTCGCGACGGCCGCGCTTGCGGGCGCCGGCGGCGACGGAAAACTGAATTTTCCCGCCAACCCCGCACATTCCGCCGAAGTGAAACAGCGCTTCAACAATCGCGAGCTGGTGCATGCCGCACGCATCCTTCAGGACCTCGATCGCGAGCGCACGCGCTGGACGGTCATGCTGCACATGGCGGACACGCTGACCGATCCGGCTGAACTTGCGGCACTTTCCGACCTCGCCCGCAGCTTCGGCGATCAGAAGTTGTCGCTGCGCATCGCCAAAGCGGCCGCCTCGCGCAACATCATCCTGCCCGAACATGCCTACCCGACGACATTGATGCCCCAATGGACGCACAAGGGCCCACCGGTCGAGAAGGCGCTGGTATACGGCCTCTCGCGTCAGGAGAGCGAGTTCGACCCGAAGGCCCTGAGCCCCGCCGGCGCGCGCGGCCTGATGCAATTGATGCCCGGCACCGCGCGCATCGTCGCCAGGCAGGTCGGCCTTCCCTACTCGGCCAACCGCCTGACAGATCCGGTCTACAACGCAACGCTTGGCGCCGCGCATCTGGGCGATCTCATCGAGAACGACTTTGCCGGCTCCTACATCATGAGCATCGCCGCCTACAACGCCGGTGGTTCGCGGGTCCGCCAATGGATTGGCCAGTTCGGCGATCCGCGCTCGAGCGCGGTCGATCCCATCGACTGGATCGAGACCATCCCGTTTTCGGAAACGCGCAACTACGTCCAGCGCGTCATCGAAAATCTGGAAGTCTATCGTGGCCGTCTGGCCGGCGAGGCCCTGCCGACGCGCATCGAGGACGATTTGCGTCGCCACACCGGCGCCCCCTTCTCGACGCCGGCGCCGACGCCGCGTCCGTCGAGTGTACCGCTCGCGCCGCCTGCCACCCCGACGCCGGCCTCGACGCCGATTTCGGTGCCGGCGCCAGTCGCGCCGCCCGCGGGAACGGCCGCCATGGCGCCGGTCGTCGAGGACGACGAGGCTTCAGCGGTTCGCTGA
- a CDS encoding alpha/beta hydrolase, with translation MAKPPIREIFYTSQDGLKLFALDYGERTAKGPPIVCLPGLTRNSKDFQPLATHLAKRHRVLCPDFRGRGRSQYCDKWDDYTPVHEMMDTLDLMGAAGISSAVFIGTSRGGLVTMLLAAFRPNVIKAAVLNDIGPEVDPRGIARIAGYVGVMETPATWDEAAVKLRMMNEREFPNLTAEQWRTFARRTFAEESGAPKLDYDAKIGTAMRKGMEASKGEVPTMWPQFKALAQVPVLVVRGENSDLLTAEIVDRMAVEHPGMKSVVARDRGHAPFLDEPEVLAAIGDFLKNDVG, from the coding sequence ATGGCGAAGCCCCCCATTCGCGAAATTTTCTATACCAGCCAGGACGGCTTGAAGCTCTTCGCGCTCGATTATGGCGAGCGCACGGCCAAGGGTCCGCCGATCGTTTGCCTGCCGGGCCTGACACGCAACTCCAAGGACTTCCAGCCGCTGGCAACACACCTGGCAAAGCGTCACCGTGTACTCTGTCCGGATTTTCGCGGGCGCGGACGCTCCCAGTATTGCGACAAGTGGGACGACTACACGCCTGTTCACGAAATGATGGACACGCTCGACCTGATGGGTGCGGCCGGCATTTCCAGCGCCGTGTTCATCGGCACTTCCCGCGGCGGTCTCGTCACCATGCTACTGGCCGCCTTCCGGCCCAATGTCATCAAGGCTGCGGTGCTGAACGACATCGGCCCGGAAGTCGACCCCAGGGGCATCGCGCGCATTGCCGGCTATGTCGGCGTCATGGAGACACCCGCCACATGGGACGAGGCGGCGGTGAAACTGCGGATGATGAATGAACGCGAGTTTCCCAATCTGACGGCCGAGCAATGGCGCACTTTCGCGCGGCGAACCTTCGCCGAGGAAAGCGGCGCACCGAAGCTCGACTACGACGCAAAGATCGGCACGGCGATGCGCAAGGGCATGGAGGCATCGAAGGGTGAGGTGCCGACGATGTGGCCCCAGTTCAAGGCGCTGGCTCAGGTGCCGGTGCTGGTCGTACGCGGCGAGAACTCCGATCTGCTGACCGCTGAAATCGTCGACCGCATGGCGGTCGAACATCCCGGCATGAAGTCCGTGGTCGCGCGGGATCGCGGCCACGCGCCCTTCCTCGACGAGCCGGAAGTGCTGGCCGCCATCGGCGATTTCCTGAAAAACGACGTCGGCTGA
- a CDS encoding Na/Pi symporter → MSIESATGLLGGLGLFLVGMWLMTEGLKVAAGPSLKRILESWTDTRVKGLAAGFALTALVQSSSAVTVTAIGFVNAGILTLGHAVWVIFGSAVGTTMTGWIVSAVGFNVDIKFLALPAIGIGMILRLSAPGQSRGAIGEAIAGFGIFFLGVSVLKDAFEGVAAGVHIEAFSGTGFFHYLAFVMAGFAITAMAQSSSASIAVALSAVSGGLIGLETGAAMVIGANIGTTVTGILAVINATSNAKRVAASHFIFNFLSATIAFLIMPLFFFGRAWMDTAGWALPGPAMTLAIFHTSFNVLGLLVVWVWADRLIVWLGGRFVSQEENEARPQHLDRTLVDMPPLAVESLMMEMRRLGRIVFEGGSAYLREPSQYETQLRRRFVVFETLADSIREYAAALSESRLSSGLPDALAHLLRALQHCNAVVHELRNVTSFVATESRMPSIVRERVETYRTALIDLMNDGRLFDEQADVEWLNAQGKEFEANYQSTKQFILSAASRGDLEYLAYLDDAMRETDLLRRIAHHTVRWATRFKAARDVLAVPVDTAPQESAPAPTEVVRNE, encoded by the coding sequence ATGAGCATCGAAAGCGCGACCGGCCTTCTGGGCGGACTTGGGCTCTTCCTCGTCGGCATGTGGCTGATGACCGAGGGGCTGAAAGTCGCGGCCGGACCGTCGCTGAAGCGGATACTCGAAAGCTGGACCGATACGCGGGTGAAGGGCCTTGCGGCGGGCTTCGCGTTGACGGCACTCGTACAATCGTCGAGTGCGGTCACCGTGACGGCCATCGGTTTTGTGAATGCCGGAATATTGACCCTTGGACATGCGGTTTGGGTCATTTTTGGCAGCGCGGTCGGCACGACGATGACCGGCTGGATTGTGTCCGCGGTCGGTTTCAATGTGGACATCAAGTTTCTGGCGCTGCCGGCTATCGGTATCGGGATGATCCTGCGCCTGTCCGCACCGGGCCAAAGCCGTGGCGCCATTGGCGAGGCTATTGCGGGGTTCGGTATCTTCTTCCTCGGGGTCTCGGTGCTGAAGGACGCGTTTGAGGGTGTTGCCGCAGGCGTACACATCGAAGCTTTCAGCGGAACAGGGTTCTTCCACTATCTGGCGTTTGTGATGGCCGGCTTCGCCATCACGGCTATGGCGCAGTCGTCCAGCGCCTCGATTGCGGTCGCTCTCTCCGCTGTCTCCGGCGGATTGATTGGGCTTGAAACCGGTGCGGCAATGGTGATCGGCGCAAACATCGGCACGACCGTCACCGGTATTCTGGCGGTGATCAACGCAACGTCGAATGCCAAGCGCGTGGCGGCAAGCCACTTCATTTTCAATTTTCTGTCGGCGACGATCGCCTTCCTGATCATGCCGCTGTTCTTTTTCGGCCGTGCGTGGATGGACACCGCCGGCTGGGCGTTGCCCGGCCCGGCAATGACGCTGGCGATCTTTCATACGTCGTTCAATGTACTTGGGTTGCTGGTGGTCTGGGTGTGGGCGGATCGCCTGATTGTCTGGCTGGGCGGCCGGTTTGTGTCGCAGGAGGAAAACGAGGCGCGGCCGCAGCATCTCGACAGGACGCTGGTGGACATGCCGCCGCTGGCGGTCGAAAGCCTGATGATGGAAATGCGCAGGCTGGGACGGATCGTATTCGAAGGAGGCTCCGCCTACCTGCGGGAGCCGTCGCAATATGAAACGCAGCTGCGCCGCCGGTTCGTGGTGTTTGAGACACTGGCTGATTCAATCCGCGAATATGCGGCCGCGCTTTCGGAATCACGACTTTCGTCGGGTTTGCCGGATGCGCTCGCCCATCTGCTGCGTGCGCTTCAGCACTGTAACGCCGTCGTTCACGAACTCAGAAATGTGACGTCGTTTGTCGCGACGGAGTCCCGGATGCCGTCGATCGTCCGGGAGCGCGTGGAAACATACAGAACGGCGCTGATCGATCTTATGAATGACGGACGTCTTTTCGACGAACAGGCAGATGTCGAATGGCTGAACGCGCAAGGCAAGGAGTTCGAGGCCAATTATCAGTCGACAAAACAGTTCATTCTATCGGCGGCGTCACGAGGCGATCTTGAGTATCTCGCCTATCTCGACGACGCGATGCGCGAAACGGATTTGTTGCGCCGGATTGCGCATCACACCGTTCGCTGGGCGACGCGATTCAAGGCCGCGCGCGATGTTCTTGCCGTTCCGGTCGATACAGCGCCTCAGGAAAGCGCACCAGCGCCTACCGAAGTCGTGCGCAATGAGTGA
- a CDS encoding methyltransferase domain-containing protein — translation MTKARSTAVEQAEAYYDSPDADAFYFHVWGGEDIHIGMYENDDEPIVEASHRNDETLASMLEGLGPEHRVLDIGAGYGGAARHLAKTRGCHVTCVNISETQNRLNRELTQKAGLSGLIDVQYGDFENIPAEDKSFEFVWSQDAILHSGNRRRVLDEVKRVLKPGGEFIFTDPMQADGCPDGVLQPILDRIHLETLGSFGFYEKELAARGFEKIEVREMTHQLRRHYARVARELTDGYDRLSDIASRDYLDNMIKGLGHWVNGADKGYLAWGVMHYRLAK, via the coding sequence ATGACGAAAGCTAGATCGACCGCGGTGGAGCAGGCGGAGGCCTATTACGACAGCCCGGACGCGGACGCATTTTACTTTCATGTGTGGGGCGGCGAAGACATCCATATCGGCATGTACGAAAACGACGACGAGCCGATCGTCGAAGCGAGCCATCGCAACGACGAAACGCTGGCGTCGATGCTGGAGGGATTGGGGCCGGAACATCGCGTGCTCGACATCGGCGCGGGCTATGGCGGCGCGGCGCGGCATCTGGCGAAGACGCGGGGATGCCATGTGACATGCGTCAATATCAGCGAGACGCAGAACAGACTCAACCGCGAGCTGACGCAGAAGGCAGGGCTCAGTGGGCTGATCGACGTACAGTACGGCGATTTCGAGAACATTCCGGCGGAAGACAAGAGCTTCGAATTTGTGTGGTCGCAGGATGCGATCCTGCATAGCGGTAACCGGCGGCGCGTGCTCGACGAGGTGAAGCGCGTGCTGAAGCCTGGCGGGGAGTTCATCTTCACCGATCCGATGCAGGCTGACGGATGTCCAGACGGCGTGTTGCAGCCGATCCTCGATCGCATTCATCTCGAAACGCTCGGCAGCTTCGGCTTTTATGAGAAGGAGCTCGCGGCGCGCGGATTCGAGAAGATCGAAGTCAGGGAAATGACGCACCAGCTTCGCCGGCATTATGCGCGGGTTGCCCGCGAGCTGACCGACGGCTATGACCGGCTCTCGGACATTGCGTCCCGCGACTATCTCGACAACATGATCAAGGGGCTTGGCCATTGGGTTAACGGCGCCGACAAGGGCTATCTCGCCTGGGGCGTCATGCATTACCGCTTGGCAAAATGA
- a CDS encoding class I SAM-dependent methyltransferase, protein MKPIANKKQEFGEDPLTVRETDHYVEEYVESFVEKWDDLIDWDSRAESEGQFFIDILRERGKHKILDVATGTGFNSVQLMKAGFDVTSVDGSAEMLSKAFTNARDHGFVMQTVHADWRWLNKDVHGKFDAIICLGNSFTHLFEERDRRRALAEFYAALKHDGLLILDQRNYDAILDKGFSSKHKYYYCGDRVTAEPEHVDDSLARFRYEFPDKSVYHLNMFPLRKNYTRRLMHEIGFQKVETYGDFQETYKDADADFFIHVAEKTYHDES, encoded by the coding sequence ATGAAACCGATCGCCAACAAGAAGCAGGAATTCGGCGAGGACCCGCTCACGGTCAGAGAGACCGACCACTATGTGGAGGAGTATGTCGAATCCTTTGTCGAGAAGTGGGACGACCTGATCGACTGGGACAGCCGTGCGGAGAGCGAAGGGCAATTTTTCATCGACATTCTGAGAGAGCGCGGCAAACACAAGATTCTCGATGTGGCGACCGGCACCGGCTTCAATTCAGTTCAGCTGATGAAGGCGGGGTTCGACGTAACGAGCGTCGACGGCAGCGCGGAGATGCTTTCAAAGGCCTTCACGAATGCCCGCGATCATGGCTTCGTCATGCAGACCGTGCATGCGGATTGGCGTTGGCTGAACAAAGACGTGCACGGGAAGTTCGACGCCATCATCTGTCTCGGAAATTCATTTACGCATCTTTTCGAAGAGCGCGACAGAAGGCGCGCGCTGGCGGAGTTTTACGCCGCGCTGAAGCATGACGGCTTGCTTATCCTGGACCAGCGCAATTATGACGCCATTCTCGACAAGGGATTCAGCAGCAAGCATAAATATTACTATTGCGGCGATCGGGTGACGGCCGAGCCCGAGCATGTCGACGACAGTCTGGCGCGCTTCCGCTACGAATTTCCCGACAAGAGCGTCTATCACCTCAACATGTTTCCGCTGCGCAAGAACTACACGCGGCGCCTGATGCACGAGATCGGCTTCCAGAAGGTCGAGACCTATGGCGATTTCCAGGAGACCTACAAGGACGCCGACGCCGACTTTTTCATTCACGTTGCGGAGAAGACCTACCATGACGAAAGCTAG